A single region of the Eriocheir sinensis breed Jianghai 21 chromosome 53, ASM2467909v1, whole genome shotgun sequence genome encodes:
- the LOC126983167 gene encoding uncharacterized protein LOC126983167 translates to MKADRKGRKKGRKEAGIERKRKKGTREIRIKQVTEVRIKKIRQGTQAEALYRQQYCGHGFVLAAGRLSVAGRGWRRLRRVIRCRPEITCAAATWEYDNRTATFDSPHCSPLHCYRTLSFFLSFSCFSDFLVPTFFFSLRFLYPFFHSLLPFLFFLSRSLSLLLNSFPFLLYFFLFLLLSQSFSFFLNIFSFLHSFFFIFHFFSFLLSCYLAFFSFFFIIIFFYLFSSHIDSLSLSLLNIFLCLLIPENPITPPLPPSSLPPLLPPPPLPSLFLLPSAHFLPSPLQLIIFLPFIPFSSVSFHLL, encoded by the coding sequence atgaaggcagatagaaaggggaggaaaaaaggaagaaaagaggcggggatagagaggaaaagaaagaaaggaacaagggaAATAAGAATAAAGCAAGTAACTGAagtaaggataaaaaaaataaggcaggGCACACAGGCAGAAGCGTTATATCGGCAGCAATATTGTGGGCATGGATTTGTTTTGGCGGCGGGGCGCTTATCCGTGGCGGGCCGGGGATGGCGGAGGCTCAGGCGGGTGATAAGATGCCGTCCCGAGATTACCTGCGCGGCGGCTACCTGGGAATATGATAACAGGACCGCAACCTTTGACTCGCCTCACTGCTCCCCTCTGCATTGTTACCGaaccctatctttctttctctctttttcttgcttttctgattttcttgttccgactttctttttctctctgcgctttctttatcctttctttcattctctcctgccttttctcttctttctctctcgatCTTTATCTTTATTGCTtaactcatttcctttccttctttatttctttcttttcctccttctttctcaatctttctctttttttcttaacattttttccttccttcattcattcttttttatctttcattttttctctttccttctttcttgctatctcgctttcttttctttctttttcataataattttcttttatctgttttcttctcatatcgattctctctctctctctctcttaaatattttcctttgtcttcttatcCCAGAAAACCccattactcctcctctcccaccctcctctcttcctcctcttcttcctcctcctcctcttccctctctcttcctcctcccttcagctcattttcttccctctcccctgcaGCTAATCAtattcctcccctttatccccttctcctccgtctcctttcatcttctctaa